A region from the Algoriphagus machipongonensis genome encodes:
- a CDS encoding alpha/beta hydrolase family protein: MKKIALLLSTILALHFTQAQDISGQWKGVLKVQGVQLPLVFNIEKTDSGYKSTMDSPQQGAFGIPATSTNFENSTLTIQITNARIKYEGTLGEDEVVIGVFDQGGQTYPMNLKKNTEGSDKPTRPQEPSKPYPYLSEDITFENSSAGIDLAGTLTMPSTGEAFPAVVLISGSGPQDRNEELMGHKPFLVLSDFLTKNGIAVLRFDDRGTGKSTGDFSAAITQDFATDVEAAVNYLKTRSEINADKIGLIGHSEGGMIAPIVAVNTDDVDFIVLLAGTGIPGDQLLLLQQRLLGKASGMSDSQLEENDVISKKAFEIVKTSENPKRDLTDLMIDVFRNLPQDKIPQGMTEADFVNAQVNQMSNPWMMNFIQYDPAPTLQKVSCPVLAINGSKDLQVAPKENLEAIESAVLAGGNKEITIKELPGLNHLFQESTTGAPSEYGAIEQTISPIALDEILNWIQKQVN, from the coding sequence ATGAAAAAAATAGCACTTTTATTGTCAACAATATTGGCACTTCATTTTACTCAGGCACAGGATATTTCTGGGCAATGGAAGGGAGTTCTTAAAGTTCAAGGAGTCCAATTACCCTTGGTTTTCAATATTGAAAAAACTGATTCCGGTTATAAATCAACCATGGACAGTCCTCAACAAGGAGCTTTTGGAATTCCAGCTACTTCAACCAACTTTGAAAATAGCACGCTGACGATTCAGATAACCAATGCCCGAATTAAGTATGAAGGCACTTTAGGGGAAGATGAAGTTGTCATTGGAGTCTTTGATCAAGGTGGTCAAACCTATCCTATGAATCTCAAAAAGAACACGGAAGGATCGGATAAGCCTACTAGACCTCAGGAACCAAGCAAGCCTTATCCTTACCTATCTGAAGACATTACTTTTGAGAATTCAAGTGCAGGAATAGACTTAGCAGGAACTTTGACTATGCCTTCTACTGGAGAAGCTTTTCCAGCAGTAGTCCTCATTTCCGGGAGCGGCCCTCAAGACCGAAATGAGGAATTGATGGGGCATAAGCCATTTTTAGTACTCTCGGATTTTTTAACGAAAAATGGAATCGCAGTATTAAGATTTGACGATAGAGGTACTGGTAAGTCCACAGGTGATTTCAGTGCTGCAATTACCCAGGACTTTGCTACAGATGTCGAAGCAGCAGTCAACTATTTAAAAACTAGATCAGAAATTAATGCTGACAAGATCGGCTTGATTGGTCATAGCGAGGGAGGAATGATTGCTCCCATAGTTGCTGTGAATACTGATGACGTTGATTTTATAGTGCTTCTGGCTGGCACAGGAATCCCAGGAGACCAATTACTGCTCTTGCAGCAACGTTTGCTTGGTAAAGCTTCTGGCATGTCTGATAGCCAATTAGAAGAAAATGATGTCATCAGCAAAAAAGCCTTCGAAATAGTTAAAACATCAGAAAACCCAAAAAGGGATCTTACAGATCTTATGATAGATGTTTTCAGAAATCTTCCCCAAGACAAAATCCCTCAAGGCATGACAGAAGCTGACTTCGTCAATGCTCAGGTCAATCAAATGAGCAATCCCTGGATGATGAATTTCATTCAATACGACCCAGCCCCTACACTTCAAAAAGTAAGCTGCCCTGTGTTGGCAATCAATGGATCTAAAGACCTTCAAGTAGCTCCAAAAGAAAATCTGGAAGCAATAGAAAGTGCAGTTTTAGCTGGTGGAAATAAAGAGATTACGATCAAAGAATTACCAGGTCTAAACCACCTTTTCCAAGAGAGCACAACTGGAGCTCCAAGTGAATACGGAGCCATTGAACAAACAATTTCTCCTATTGCTTTGGATGAAATTTTAAACTGGATCCAAAAGCAAGTCAATTAA
- a CDS encoding MIP/aquaporin family protein, whose amino-acid sequence MNPYVAEIIGTGLLLLLGSGVVANMLLPKTKGHGGGIMEISTAWALAVFVGVVVAGPYSGAHLNPAVTVGLAIAGKFDWALVPGYIGAEVLGAMIGVGIAWLFYKDHYDASDDPDLKAAPFGTSPAIRNLPLNFFSELVGTFVLIIVILYNAGVKIEDADQTPIGMGSLGAIPVAFLVWVIGLALGGTTGYAINPARDFGPRLMHSILPIKGKGSSDWGYAWVPILGPIAGAAVAAGIYLLAGA is encoded by the coding sequence ATGAACCCATATGTAGCGGAAATTATTGGAACTGGACTTCTCTTGTTATTGGGTTCCGGTGTGGTAGCAAACATGCTGCTTCCTAAGACTAAAGGTCATGGAGGAGGAATCATGGAAATCAGTACGGCTTGGGCCCTAGCAGTCTTTGTAGGAGTTGTCGTTGCCGGTCCTTACAGTGGTGCACATTTAAACCCTGCCGTTACGGTAGGTTTAGCCATTGCAGGAAAATTCGATTGGGCCTTGGTTCCAGGATATATCGGAGCCGAAGTTTTAGGTGCCATGATAGGAGTAGGAATTGCCTGGCTTTTTTATAAAGACCATTATGATGCTTCAGATGATCCGGATTTAAAAGCCGCACCATTTGGCACTTCACCTGCAATAAGAAACCTTCCATTAAACTTCTTTTCGGAACTCGTTGGCACCTTTGTATTGATTATCGTTATCCTCTACAATGCAGGAGTGAAAATCGAAGATGCCGACCAAACCCCCATTGGGATGGGTTCACTTGGAGCAATTCCAGTAGCATTTTTGGTTTGGGTGATCGGTTTAGCTCTAGGAGGAACGACCGGCTATGCCATTAATCCTGCCAGAGATTTTGGTCCAAGATTAATGCATTCGATATTACCAATCAAAGGAAAGGGAAGTTCTGACTGGGGATATGCCTGGGTGCCAATTTTAGGACCTATTGCCGGTGCTGCTGTGGCAGCGGGTATTTACCTTTTGGCAGGAGCATAA
- a CDS encoding acyl-CoA dehydrogenase family protein: MNFNESENQRMIADMIRDFGAKEITPFRKEWDDTQFFPKDLFKKLGELGLMGVLVPTDFGGAGFGYDEYVTAIVEVTKLDPSIGLSLAAHNSLCTGHILLFGSEEQKQKYLPKLATCELLGAWGLTEPNTGSDAGNMKTVAVKDGDYWILNGAKNFITHGVSGDLAVVIARTGEVGDSHGMTAFIVERGTPGFKGGRKEDKLGMRASETAEMIFEDCKIHESQVLGNVGDGFIQSMKVLDGGRISIAALSLGIAEGALEASIQYSKEREQFGKPISRFQGISFKLADMATQVEAAKLLIMKASDMKNRGEKVTLASAQAKYYASEVCVSVSNEAVQIFGGYGFTKDYPVEKYYRDSKLCTIGEGTSEIQKLVIAREVLK, from the coding sequence ATGAATTTTAATGAAAGCGAAAACCAGCGAATGATTGCGGATATGATTCGTGATTTTGGTGCTAAAGAAATTACCCCTTTTCGCAAGGAGTGGGATGATACTCAATTTTTTCCAAAGGATTTATTCAAGAAACTTGGTGAGCTTGGTCTCATGGGAGTTTTGGTTCCTACCGATTTCGGAGGAGCAGGATTTGGTTATGATGAATATGTGACGGCCATTGTGGAAGTAACTAAATTGGATCCTTCTATTGGGCTGTCATTAGCGGCTCATAATTCTCTTTGTACAGGACATATTCTTCTGTTTGGATCGGAGGAGCAAAAACAAAAATACCTTCCAAAATTAGCAACTTGTGAATTGCTTGGCGCATGGGGACTAACCGAACCAAATACGGGGTCAGATGCTGGAAATATGAAAACTGTTGCTGTAAAAGATGGTGATTACTGGATCTTAAATGGAGCAAAAAATTTCATTACTCATGGTGTTTCGGGGGATTTGGCTGTGGTGATAGCAAGAACAGGAGAGGTTGGAGATTCACACGGAATGACCGCTTTCATTGTGGAGCGAGGTACACCAGGGTTCAAAGGAGGCAGGAAGGAAGATAAGCTGGGGATGAGAGCATCTGAAACTGCCGAAATGATTTTTGAAGATTGTAAAATTCATGAGTCTCAAGTACTAGGAAATGTTGGAGATGGCTTTATTCAGTCGATGAAAGTTTTGGATGGTGGAAGGATTTCCATCGCTGCTTTGTCACTAGGGATTGCTGAGGGAGCATTGGAGGCTTCTATTCAGTACTCAAAAGAAAGAGAGCAATTCGGAAAGCCTATCAGTAGATTTCAGGGTATTTCGTTTAAGTTAGCAGATATGGCTACTCAAGTTGAAGCGGCCAAACTGTTGATTATGAAAGCTTCTGATATGAAAAACAGGGGTGAAAAAGTGACTTTGGCTTCTGCCCAAGCCAAATACTATGCTTCTGAGGTCTGCGTTTCCGTTTCAAATGAAGCAGTTCAGATTTTTGGTGGTTATGGCTTTACAAAAGATTATCCCGTAGAAAAGTATTACCGTGATTCCAAACTTTGCACAATAGGGGAAGGGACTTCAGAAATCCAGAAATTAGTTATCGCCAGAGAAGTTTTGAAGTAA